A genomic region of Desulfosarcina ovata subsp. ovata contains the following coding sequences:
- a CDS encoding ABC transporter permease, translating to MTVTDLLSPIGRLAENRLALVGGILILIVSLMAVLAPHVAPHDPRQTDLEQSLTAPNRTFPLGTNKLGRCVLSQMIYGARVTLAVGVGVVLVSALVGMILGVVSGYYGGMVDEVIMRLVDVMFALPGILPALIIAGLLGPRILNLMLALTVTAWAAYARIVRGSVLTIKPLPFVESANALGASHLYIIRVHIIPNCLAPVIVLATFGVARAILAVSALSFLGLGCQAPNFDWGAMLKESLLYMRSAPHLVIFPGLAIMLLVLAFNFLGDGLRDIMDVQSNRKNGY from the coding sequence ATGACCGTGACTGACCTCCTTTCACCCATCGGCCGTTTGGCAGAAAACAGGCTCGCCCTGGTCGGCGGTATTCTCATCCTGATCGTCAGCCTGATGGCGGTGCTGGCACCCCATGTCGCGCCCCACGATCCCCGGCAAACCGATCTGGAGCAGAGCCTGACGGCGCCCAACCGCACCTTTCCCTTGGGCACCAATAAACTCGGCCGCTGCGTTCTCTCCCAGATGATCTACGGGGCCAGGGTGACCCTGGCGGTGGGCGTGGGCGTTGTGCTGGTCTCGGCCCTGGTCGGGATGATCCTGGGCGTCGTCTCCGGCTACTACGGCGGGATGGTCGACGAGGTGATCATGCGCCTGGTGGACGTCATGTTTGCACTGCCAGGAATCCTGCCGGCGTTGATCATCGCCGGCCTGCTGGGGCCCAGAATCCTCAACCTGATGCTGGCACTGACAGTCACTGCCTGGGCCGCCTACGCCCGGATCGTGCGCGGTAGTGTGCTGACGATCAAGCCCCTGCCCTTCGTGGAATCCGCAAATGCCCTGGGAGCCTCGCATCTTTACATCATCCGGGTGCATATCATTCCCAACTGCTTGGCGCCGGTCATCGTACTGGCGACATTCGGCGTGGCCCGGGCGATTCTGGCCGTGTCGGCCTTGAGTTTTCTGGGCCTGGGCTGCCAGGCCCCCAATTTTGATTGGGGGGCGATGCTGAAGGAGAGCCTCCTTTACATGCGCAGCGCGCCGCACCTGGTCATTTTTCCGGGCCTGGCCATCATGCTTCTGGTACTGGCCTTCAATTTTCTCGGTGATGGGCTGAGAGATATCATGGACGTCCAATCAAATCGAAAGAACGGTTACTAG
- a CDS encoding ABC transporter ATP-binding protein, translating into MALLDIQHLNVRLATRAGMVAASSDVNLRIRHDERLGLIGETGCGKSILGHALVGLLPENAVATGKIIYDGENLLAQPEAALQNIRGRHIAMIFQDPHSSLNPVLTVYEQLMEVYRYRLKVPRQSIRAMTVHLLERVGIDAERLDDYPHQFSGGMLQRVMIAMAIAFQPRLLVADEITKGLDRPVKWKIVNLIREVTARRSMLLITHDLQVARALCDRIAVMYAGEIVEIDRTERIFHGPAHPYTQGLIGALPAAGLHPIAGQPPGLTRLPAGCRFHPRCKVRERACSQRHPQLRPLGEDRYVRCI; encoded by the coding sequence ATGGCGCTTTTAGATATTCAGCACCTGAATGTCCGCCTGGCAACCCGTGCCGGCATGGTCGCGGCCAGCAGCGACGTCAATTTACGCATCCGCCATGATGAACGTCTGGGTCTGATCGGCGAAACCGGATGCGGAAAATCCATCCTCGGTCACGCCCTGGTCGGGTTACTGCCCGAAAACGCCGTGGCCACCGGAAAAATTATTTATGACGGCGAGAATCTGCTGGCACAGCCCGAAGCGGCCCTGCAAAATATCCGGGGCCGGCACATCGCGATGATTTTTCAGGATCCCCATTCATCGCTCAATCCGGTGCTGACCGTTTATGAACAGCTGATGGAAGTCTACCGCTACCGGCTCAAGGTCCCGCGCCAGTCCATCAGGGCCATGACCGTTCACCTTCTGGAGCGGGTGGGGATCGACGCGGAGCGGTTGGACGACTATCCTCACCAGTTCAGCGGCGGCATGCTGCAACGGGTGATGATCGCCATGGCCATCGCCTTTCAACCACGATTGCTGGTGGCCGATGAGATCACAAAGGGATTGGATCGGCCGGTGAAGTGGAAGATCGTCAACCTGATCCGGGAGGTGACAGCAAGGCGCAGCATGTTGCTGATCACCCATGACCTTCAGGTGGCCCGTGCCCTTTGCGACCGCATCGCGGTGATGTACGCCGGCGAAATCGTGGAAATCGACCGCACCGAGAGAATTTTCCACGGCCCGGCCCATCCCTACACCCAGGGACTGATCGGCGCCTTGCCTGCCGCGGGTCTGCATCCCATTGCCGGTCAGCCCCCCGGGCTGACCCGTCTGCCCGCGGGGTGCCGGTTTCACCCCCGCTGCAAAGTAAGGGAGCGTGCCTGTTCGCAACGTCACCCCCAGCTCAGGCCACTGGGCGAGGACCGTTACGTGAGGTGTATCTGA
- a CDS encoding ABC transporter ATP-binding protein, whose translation MPLLTVEKLTKCLTSGFLQRKQRWVVREVSLAIDKGETLGLIGESGSGKTTLARLIAGLLRPTAGRIVFDGTSLSGARSKQIRSVRKSLQIVFQNPETAFNPKMKLKASLAEPLRIHENPGRKAIGRDVIDMARRIGLDEELLDRYPHQLSGGQIQRAVLARLLCLNPRLIILDEPTSMLDVSCQAQILGLLKEIQQSLGIAYLFISHDLEVVAHMSDAIGVLHEGELIEYGAKQQVLETPRHPHTRYLIHGERDVDPEEANPVEVPDRRQWVMEQC comes from the coding sequence ATGCCGCTTTTAACCGTGGAAAAGCTGACCAAATGCCTCACCTCCGGTTTTTTGCAGAGGAAACAGCGATGGGTGGTACGAGAGGTCTCCCTTGCCATCGACAAGGGAGAGACCCTGGGTTTGATCGGTGAGAGCGGCAGCGGCAAGACGACCCTGGCACGCCTGATCGCCGGGCTGCTTCGACCGACCGCGGGCCGGATTGTCTTCGACGGAACGTCCCTGTCCGGCGCAAGGAGCAAACAGATCCGCTCGGTCAGGAAATCGCTGCAGATCGTATTTCAGAATCCCGAGACCGCGTTCAACCCGAAAATGAAACTGAAAGCGAGCCTGGCCGAACCCCTGCGCATCCACGAAAATCCGGGGAGAAAAGCGATCGGCAGAGACGTCATCGACATGGCCCGGCGGATAGGACTCGACGAAGAGCTTCTCGACCGCTACCCGCACCAACTCAGCGGCGGGCAGATTCAGCGGGCGGTGCTGGCGCGCCTGTTGTGTTTGAATCCCCGGCTCATCATCCTGGACGAACCCACATCCATGCTCGACGTATCCTGCCAGGCCCAGATCCTGGGCCTCCTGAAGGAGATCCAGCAATCCTTGGGAATTGCCTACTTGTTCATTTCCCATGACCTGGAGGTGGTGGCCCACATGAGCGACGCCATCGGAGTGCTGCACGAAGGCGAGCTGATCGAATACGGAGCCAAACAACAGGTACTGGAGACGCCGCGGCATCCCCATACCCGGTATCTGATACATGGAGAAAGGGATGTTGATCCGGAGGAGGCAAACCCGGTTGAAGTCCCTGACCGCCGGCAGTGGGTGATGGAACAGTGTTAA
- the cobN gene encoding cobaltochelatase subunit CobN codes for MGHETKRIKIAGFRVIYGPSTIGRIYEQSAEKSTSRGMTIDLRYCQPAAAGVPLPPSQWLDFAREEADAVFFGFPSDFKALGELFGNLTKELDKPVIPVTPELAAMGTLPPDIIERALNYHVYGGKENIEQFLSWLGELAGNVPAGTSNGPKDLPRAGIYHPGTDRYFTDLEDYLTWYKKREPLVGLLFPRTFWVEENLAAFNAIVHEIESRGAGVIPVFSDGWFGQVKNDDVIRQFFIHDHRVRIEALVSYSAFFLKSRQKQAAIEREATTDVLKQLNVPILKMIHAARQTEEQWRAEPQGLNLPQVIISITLPEFDGLIEPILVGGSDGTGDYAPAKPLAGQVPYLVDRLMQWIALRHKTNAERKVAFVLLNSPCKSVEATVGTAFGLDSLESMARIMQKMQAAGYRLDWVPENGRELIDEIMGRKALPDFRWTTIDEIVSKGGAADFVPLETYRQWFATLPPDAREKVSAAWGDPDATRQLSGVQKLSFGLHEGKIVISGIKNGNVFIGVQPKRGCAGSRCDGEVCKILHDPEVPPPHQWLAWHQWLENDFGADVVVHVGTHGVLELLPGKTTALTESCFPRISLGKAPHLYIYNLTNPMEAVVAKRRSNAVITDHMPPVLATMRLSDDLADLEELLEDYQKAAQLKEKARTAALLTQIEEKARAAKLLPEDKAADPDVLHEKLTLLRESQFRDGLHIFGQAPEGEGLAEMLNTVLKLDQPDCPALRRALAEQFGWNFDAMQEAPEQTAVAGATNGKRMDDLDRLGCDMILDILDMPPDAADEAMERAQKHLTDFTQRCHLSVLNNSDSLQTVLAKALRIIPLVCRTTDEMKNLLCGFNGEFIEPGASGALARGKVEVLPTGRNLYSIDPWRMPTAAAWAVGKRLADDLFARYIEDEGAYPETVGLTLRAMDPYRSDGEMLGQILYTLGVEPVWSAGRVIRLTPIALETLGRPRIDCTVNLSSMLRDGMPRAFELIDQAVQMTAELDEPVEQNYVRKHVLEREAELAGEHDAQDARRLATLRIFSAAPGTYGTGVETAIAASAWQDEKDLAGVYFQNASYAYGQDLYARKAVDELIHNCSRVTITFEKFDSDEIDLLDCCHINGWHGGFTNAAEVASGKKVKTLYGDTSDPNRPAIRTLNEELSRIAHTRLLNPAWIEGKKRHGYKGAGDISSRANHMYGWQATTKQVDNWVFDGIAEKFLIDEENRQFFEENNPWALEEIGRRLLEAESRGLWKADPEIMEQLKEIYLEIEGWLEDRMGDVTGDFQGGAVDIITSADIPGWKEKMEEVYAKL; via the coding sequence ATGGGACACGAGACAAAAAGAATAAAGATTGCCGGGTTCAGGGTGATTTACGGCCCGAGTACCATCGGGCGGATCTACGAGCAGTCCGCGGAAAAATCCACTTCCCGAGGGATGACCATCGATTTGCGCTACTGCCAGCCGGCGGCGGCCGGTGTTCCGTTGCCGCCTTCACAATGGCTGGATTTTGCCAGAGAAGAAGCCGATGCGGTCTTTTTCGGTTTCCCATCGGACTTCAAGGCACTTGGCGAACTTTTCGGCAATCTGACCAAAGAACTGGACAAACCCGTGATCCCGGTAACGCCCGAGCTGGCCGCAATGGGAACCCTGCCGCCGGATATCATCGAACGGGCGCTTAATTATCATGTGTACGGCGGCAAGGAGAATATCGAACAATTCCTGAGCTGGCTGGGAGAGTTGGCCGGCAACGTGCCGGCCGGGACCTCGAACGGACCCAAGGATCTTCCCCGGGCGGGCATCTACCATCCCGGGACCGACCGGTATTTCACCGATCTCGAGGACTATCTAACCTGGTACAAGAAGCGGGAACCATTGGTCGGCCTGTTATTTCCCCGGACCTTCTGGGTCGAGGAGAATCTGGCCGCTTTTAACGCCATTGTTCATGAAATCGAAAGCCGCGGCGCTGGCGTGATTCCTGTTTTCAGCGATGGCTGGTTCGGCCAGGTAAAAAACGATGATGTCATCCGGCAGTTTTTTATTCATGATCATCGGGTCAGGATAGAAGCACTGGTGTCCTACAGCGCCTTCTTTCTCAAATCCCGCCAAAAGCAGGCGGCCATTGAGCGGGAAGCGACGACCGATGTGTTGAAACAGCTCAATGTACCGATTTTAAAGATGATTCATGCCGCCCGCCAGACCGAGGAACAATGGCGGGCCGAACCCCAAGGGCTGAACCTGCCCCAGGTGATCATCAGCATCACCCTCCCCGAATTTGACGGGTTGATCGAGCCGATCCTGGTGGGCGGCTCCGACGGCACCGGCGACTATGCGCCGGCCAAGCCCTTGGCGGGACAGGTGCCCTATCTGGTCGATCGGCTGATGCAGTGGATTGCGTTGCGACATAAAACCAATGCCGAAAGAAAGGTGGCGTTCGTTCTGCTCAACTCTCCCTGCAAGAGCGTCGAGGCCACGGTGGGCACGGCCTTCGGTCTCGACAGCCTGGAGAGCATGGCCCGCATCATGCAGAAAATGCAGGCGGCGGGTTATCGGCTTGACTGGGTCCCGGAAAACGGCCGGGAGCTGATCGATGAAATCATGGGGCGCAAGGCCCTTCCCGATTTTCGCTGGACCACCATCGATGAGATCGTGTCCAAAGGCGGGGCAGCCGATTTCGTGCCGCTTGAGACCTACCGGCAGTGGTTTGCCACCCTGCCGCCCGATGCCCGTGAAAAAGTGTCGGCCGCCTGGGGCGACCCGGATGCGACCCGGCAGCTTTCGGGCGTTCAAAAGCTCTCCTTCGGGCTTCATGAGGGTAAAATCGTCATCTCGGGCATTAAAAACGGCAATGTCTTTATCGGCGTGCAGCCCAAGCGGGGCTGCGCCGGATCGCGCTGTGACGGAGAGGTCTGCAAGATCCTGCATGATCCCGAGGTGCCCCCGCCCCACCAGTGGCTGGCATGGCACCAGTGGCTCGAAAACGACTTCGGCGCCGATGTGGTGGTGCACGTGGGCACCCACGGCGTACTCGAACTGCTGCCGGGCAAGACGACGGCCCTGACCGAGTCCTGCTTCCCGCGCATTTCCCTCGGCAAGGCGCCCCATCTATACATCTACAACCTGACCAACCCCATGGAGGCGGTGGTCGCCAAGCGCCGCAGCAATGCGGTCATCACCGACCACATGCCGCCGGTCTTGGCCACCATGCGTCTTTCCGACGATCTGGCCGACCTGGAAGAGCTTCTGGAGGATTATCAAAAGGCCGCCCAACTGAAGGAGAAGGCGCGCACGGCAGCGCTTTTGACGCAGATTGAAGAAAAGGCCAGGGCTGCCAAGCTGTTGCCCGAAGACAAGGCAGCCGATCCGGATGTGCTGCATGAAAAGCTTACCCTGTTGCGGGAAAGCCAGTTCCGTGACGGGCTGCATATTTTCGGGCAGGCACCCGAAGGCGAGGGCCTGGCCGAAATGCTCAACACGGTACTCAAGCTGGATCAGCCCGATTGCCCGGCTTTGCGGCGGGCATTGGCGGAGCAGTTCGGGTGGAACTTCGATGCCATGCAGGAGGCGCCCGAGCAAACCGCCGTTGCCGGCGCCACCAACGGCAAACGGATGGATGACCTGGATCGGCTGGGGTGCGATATGATCCTCGACATCCTCGACATGCCGCCCGATGCGGCAGACGAAGCCATGGAGCGGGCCCAAAAGCACCTGACGGATTTTACGCAAAGGTGCCACCTTTCTGTCCTCAACAACAGCGATTCACTTCAAACCGTACTGGCCAAAGCCTTGCGCATCATTCCCCTGGTTTGCCGCACCACCGATGAGATGAAGAACCTGCTTTGCGGCTTTAACGGCGAGTTTATCGAACCCGGTGCTTCAGGCGCCCTGGCCCGCGGGAAAGTGGAAGTGTTGCCCACCGGGCGAAATCTTTACTCCATCGATCCCTGGCGGATGCCCACGGCAGCGGCCTGGGCCGTCGGGAAACGGCTGGCAGACGATCTTTTTGCCCGGTATATCGAAGATGAAGGCGCCTATCCTGAAACCGTCGGCCTGACCCTGCGGGCCATGGACCCCTACCGTTCGGACGGCGAAATGCTCGGCCAGATTCTGTATACCCTTGGTGTTGAACCGGTCTGGTCGGCCGGGCGGGTCATCCGTCTTACCCCCATTGCCTTGGAAACATTGGGACGGCCGCGCATCGACTGCACGGTCAACCTGTCCTCCATGCTGCGCGACGGGATGCCCCGGGCCTTTGAATTGATTGACCAGGCCGTCCAGATGACAGCCGAGTTAGATGAGCCGGTGGAGCAGAATTATGTGCGCAAGCATGTCCTCGAACGCGAGGCAGAGCTGGCCGGCGAACATGATGCCCAGGATGCCAGGCGTCTTGCCACGTTGCGGATTTTTTCCGCGGCACCGGGAACTTACGGCACAGGCGTGGAAACGGCCATTGCCGCATCCGCCTGGCAGGATGAAAAGGATTTGGCCGGGGTCTATTTCCAAAATGCCTCCTATGCCTATGGCCAGGACCTTTACGCCCGCAAAGCGGTGGATGAACTGATTCACAATTGCAGCCGGGTGACGATCACTTTCGAAAAGTTTGATTCCGACGAAATCGATCTGCTCGATTGCTGCCACATCAACGGGTGGCACGGCGGCTTTACCAATGCGGCTGAAGTCGCTTCAGGCAAGAAAGTAAAAACCCTTTACGGCGACACCAGTGATCCGAACCGGCCGGCCATCCGCACCCTTAACGAGGAACTTTCCAGGATTGCCCACACCCGGCTCTTGAACCCGGCCTGGATCGAAGGCAAGAAGCGCCACGGGTACAAAGGGGCCGGCGATATTTCCAGTCGGGCCAACCACATGTACGGGTGGCAGGCCACCACCAAACAGGTGGACAACTGGGTCTTCGACGGCATCGCTGAAAAATTTCTCATAGATGAAGAGAACCGTCAGTTTTTTGAAGAAAACAATCCCTGGGCCCTGGAAGAAATCGGCCGCCGGTTGCTGGAAGCCGAAAGCCGGGGATTATGGAAGGCTGACCCGGAAATCATGGAGCAGTTAAAAGAGATTTACCTTGAAATCGAGGGGTGGCTGGAAGACCGGATGGGTGACGTGACAGGTGATTTTCAGGGCGGTGCCGTGGATATCATAACCTCCGCCGATATTCCCGGCTGGAAAGAAAAAATGGAGGAGGTTTATGCAAAGCTTTAA
- a CDS encoding PQQ-binding-like beta-propeller repeat protein: MQSFKICATAIIAVLIFSGCAQKGNQGDENLTIDSVVFTRTGLFLKMSEPVSIQKVVLSKDGRILVTHSPGTAGQALIDLAWCNNTKYDLEVVTDKASLAMPVYAPEKPSPVKIAEIPLEDLEKKEMEYLYYAWRGAQARFSPDGAFIGVGSKGGYVYLVRVSSKKIVWKHKIPEGRVSKVAFTNDGKLIAAEESRDGNVYCFDVNSGDLLWTYRSANDFDMQGFHPKTMGDRFPNYPLVCWGLCVDAKSNVYVMIRHNLEKTVNGRRKSMTTALVCRLNTQNGEPVWRFPINTSAWGLILSRDGRFVFAEIGFAKEAVLSVLDTRSGTPLWQYTFTSPAKGPRSRWGTGFNGAISPDGRYVAINQTYPSTTFLFDNTKSIESGRPELLWKNQFLKTLDVGGIPIGTSSINIELTDTELIFSTYRAQATGRSTSPTAVPAMHPDADTLFVYDFNGNLKWKWKIGDGTWNSEGIISTDGRYLVLPIGVVPSNALADPEGMGVYVFELSRPGGASAKLDWFHHTEGFAYKGDISPDGKTIVVLEGPFDVDPDPLKEDIRGKHRLIILS, encoded by the coding sequence ATGCAAAGCTTTAAAATATGCGCCACGGCGATAATCGCCGTGCTTATATTTTCAGGATGCGCCCAAAAAGGGAACCAGGGAGATGAAAATCTGACGATTGATTCCGTGGTGTTTACCCGGACCGGCCTTTTTCTGAAGATGAGCGAGCCCGTATCCATCCAAAAGGTAGTGCTTTCCAAAGACGGCCGGATACTTGTTACCCATTCCCCGGGAACCGCCGGTCAAGCGCTGATCGACTTGGCGTGGTGCAATAATACCAAATATGATCTGGAGGTGGTGACGGATAAGGCCTCACTGGCAATGCCGGTCTATGCGCCTGAAAAACCAAGTCCCGTCAAGATCGCTGAGATCCCCCTGGAAGACCTGGAAAAAAAAGAAATGGAGTACCTGTACTATGCCTGGCGCGGGGCACAGGCCAGGTTTTCGCCGGACGGTGCGTTTATCGGCGTGGGATCGAAAGGAGGATATGTGTATCTGGTCCGGGTGTCTTCCAAAAAAATTGTATGGAAGCACAAAATCCCGGAAGGGAGGGTCTCCAAGGTCGCCTTTACGAATGACGGGAAATTGATCGCCGCCGAAGAAAGCCGGGATGGCAACGTGTATTGTTTTGACGTGAACAGCGGGGACCTGCTCTGGACGTATCGCAGCGCCAATGATTTCGATATGCAAGGTTTCCACCCCAAAACCATGGGAGACCGGTTTCCCAATTATCCCCTGGTCTGCTGGGGCCTCTGCGTGGACGCAAAAAGCAACGTCTATGTGATGATTCGTCACAACCTTGAGAAAACGGTCAACGGCCGTAGGAAATCCATGACAACCGCCCTGGTATGCCGGCTGAACACCCAAAACGGAGAGCCGGTCTGGAGATTTCCCATCAACACCTCGGCCTGGGGCCTGATCCTGTCCCGGGACGGGCGGTTTGTATTTGCCGAAATCGGTTTTGCCAAGGAAGCGGTACTGTCCGTGCTGGACACCCGGTCCGGAACACCGCTTTGGCAATATACATTCACCAGCCCGGCGAAAGGGCCTCGATCCCGCTGGGGCACAGGCTTCAATGGCGCCATATCGCCCGACGGCCGCTATGTGGCGATCAATCAGACCTACCCGAGCACAACTTTTTTATTTGACAACACAAAGTCCATTGAGTCCGGCCGACCGGAGCTGTTGTGGAAAAACCAGTTTCTCAAAACTCTGGACGTGGGAGGGATTCCCATCGGTACCAGCAGCATCAACATAGAGTTGACCGATACGGAACTGATTTTCAGTACCTACCGCGCCCAGGCGACGGGAAGGAGTACGAGCCCCACGGCGGTCCCGGCCATGCATCCGGATGCGGATACTTTGTTCGTATATGATTTTAACGGCAACCTGAAATGGAAATGGAAAATAGGGGACGGAACCTGGAACAGCGAGGGGATCATCTCGACGGACGGAAGATATCTGGTCCTGCCCATTGGGGTGGTACCAAGCAATGCCCTTGCCGACCCGGAGGGTATGGGCGTGTATGTATTTGAACTGTCCAGGCCGGGCGGCGCCTCTGCCAAGCTGGACTGGTTCCACCATACGGAAGGGTTTGCCTACAAGGGCGACATCAGTCCGGACGGTAAAACCATCGTGGTGCTGGAAGGGCCTTTTGACGTCGATCCGGACCCGTTGAAGGAAGATATCAGGGGGAAGCACAGGTTGATCATTCTGTCATGA
- a CDS encoding ABC transporter ATP-binding protein, whose translation MIQVDISSFTYPGKSGTALQNVRLGIDPGECVLITGPTGCGKSTLLKCINGIIPHTSEGTLTGDVVLNGVNTKNASLPVLAKMVGLVQQNPDDQIFSLTVEDEVGFGPENLCLPIGEIEQRIDTALGQVGMRPYRKQSVNALSGGQKQRVVIASILAMQPDVLLLDEPASQLDPKGARDILSVIASIHSETRRTIVLVEHRIHEVAHLVNRVIVMDKGCIVLDADRDQVFKNHIDLFYRLGLRLPETIELFYQLELEGLPLTAEEALFALREEQIPGHPENGPLLGISDPKKPSQKITCPDSAVRMENIWFAYEDRNWILKGIDLGIRRGEIVALLGNNGSGKSTLLLHLCGILKPGQGDVSVFGRSIRGMRPESLVGEVSVVFQDPSLMLCCDTVWKEIAFGPHNMNMQRPDLEESVQNALKVMTLEDERSRPPQSLSGGQRLRAAVASVLSMRPRMLLLDEPTSGQDRRNIIRFMEHLKFLSTENITTVFITHDMETALSFADRIIILDDGKIIADGDPREIFLDFDILNRTALQAPQSITLSTRLGLSPCLCVNDLARQLKPVTAHA comes from the coding sequence ATGATTCAGGTCGATATCTCGTCTTTCACTTATCCCGGCAAATCCGGGACCGCGCTTCAAAACGTTCGTCTGGGAATCGATCCGGGAGAATGCGTCCTGATTACCGGACCCACGGGATGCGGCAAGAGCACGCTTTTAAAATGTATCAATGGCATCATCCCCCATACGTCGGAAGGCACACTGACAGGAGACGTCGTGCTCAACGGCGTCAATACCAAAAACGCGTCCCTTCCTGTATTGGCAAAGATGGTGGGCCTGGTGCAACAGAATCCCGATGACCAGATCTTTTCTCTTACGGTGGAGGATGAAGTCGGTTTCGGACCGGAGAACCTCTGCCTGCCCATTGGCGAAATCGAGCAAAGGATCGATACGGCCCTCGGCCAGGTGGGGATGCGCCCCTACCGGAAGCAAAGCGTCAATGCCCTGTCCGGCGGCCAGAAACAAAGAGTCGTGATCGCCTCCATACTGGCCATGCAACCCGATGTTCTGTTGCTGGACGAACCGGCAAGTCAGCTGGACCCCAAAGGAGCGCGGGATATATTGTCCGTCATTGCGAGCATCCATTCCGAGACCCGGCGTACCATCGTGCTGGTGGAACATCGGATTCACGAAGTGGCGCATCTGGTGAATCGGGTCATCGTCATGGACAAGGGATGCATTGTCCTGGATGCGGATCGGGACCAGGTTTTTAAAAACCATATCGACCTTTTTTATCGACTGGGCTTGAGATTGCCGGAAACCATCGAACTATTTTATCAACTGGAACTGGAGGGCCTGCCCCTGACAGCGGAGGAAGCCTTGTTCGCCTTAAGAGAAGAACAGATTCCGGGCCATCCGGAAAATGGGCCCCTTCTCGGCATTTCAGATCCGAAAAAACCCTCGCAAAAAATCACATGCCCGGATTCGGCCGTGCGCATGGAAAATATCTGGTTCGCCTACGAGGATCGGAACTGGATCCTGAAAGGCATCGATCTCGGGATCCGACGAGGAGAGATTGTCGCCCTTCTCGGAAACAACGGATCCGGAAAATCCACCCTGCTGCTCCACCTGTGCGGCATCCTCAAGCCCGGCCAGGGAGATGTATCCGTCTTCGGCAGGAGCATCCGGGGAATGCGACCGGAGTCTCTGGTGGGCGAGGTCTCGGTCGTATTCCAGGACCCGAGCCTGATGCTCTGTTGCGACACGGTCTGGAAGGAAATCGCATTCGGTCCGCACAACATGAACATGCAACGCCCAGACCTGGAAGAAAGTGTACAAAACGCCTTGAAGGTGATGACCCTGGAGGATGAAAGGTCCCGGCCGCCCCAATCCCTGAGCGGGGGGCAACGGCTACGGGCCGCGGTGGCATCGGTTCTCTCCATGCGCCCCAGAATGCTGTTGCTGGATGAGCCCACCAGCGGACAGGACAGAAGAAACATCATCCGTTTCATGGAGCATCTGAAATTCCTGTCCACGGAAAACATCACGACCGTTTTCATTACCCATGACATGGAAACCGCCCTTTCATTCGCGGATCGGATCATCATCCTGGATGACGGAAAAATCATCGCGGACGGCGATCCCAGGGAGATCTTTCTGGATTTCGATATCCTGAACCGAACCGCGCTCCAGGCCCCGCAAAGCATCACCCTCAGCACCCGCCTGGGACTTTCCCCATGCTTATGCGTGAATGATCTGGCAAGGCAGTTAAAACCGGTGACGGCCCATGCTTAA